The Anopheles coluzzii chromosome 2, AcolN3, whole genome shotgun sequence genome window below encodes:
- the LOC120953753 gene encoding putative tricarboxylate transport protein, mitochondrial isoform X2, which yields MDRLGLLATAYGQPNKHSSQFRNPFGGRPWMEQSGAAAAAPGAKGLKGIVAGGITGGIEICITFPTEYVKTQLQLDEKGATKQYNGIMDCVKKTVKTNGVLGLYRGLSVLLYGSIPKSAVRFGAFESLKGRLMDSNGQLSTSGKLLAGLGAGVAEAILAVTPMETVKVKFINDQRSGTPKYKGFFHGVGMIVRQEGLSGVYKGLTATILKQGSNQAIRFYVMETLKDMYKGDDPSKPVPKMMVGAFGAVAGAASVFGNTPIDVVKTRMQGLEAAKYKNTADCALQIWKNEGPMAFYKGTVPRLSRVCLDVAITFMIYDSFMDLFNKFWR from the exons ATGGACCGGTTAGGACTGCTGGCGACGGCCTACGGCCAACCGAATAAACATTCTAGTCAATTCCGCAACCCGTTCGGTGGCCGGCCGTGGATGGAGCAGAGCGgtgcggcggcagcagcccCCGGGGCCAAGGGGCTGAAGGGTATCGTGGCCGGTGGCATTACCGGCGGTATCGAGATTTGCATCACCTTCCCGACCGAGTACGTGAAGacgcagctgcagctggacGAGAAGGGTGCGACCAAGCAGTACAACGGCATCATGGACTGCGTGAAGAAGACGGTCAAGACGAACGGTGTGCTCGGGCTGTACCGTGGGCTTAGCGTGCTGCTGTACGGCTCCATCCCGAAGTCAGCTGTCCG GTTCGGTGCGTTCGAAAGCCTGAAGGGACGTCTGATGGACTCAAACGGGCAGCTCAGCACGTCCGGCAAGCTGCTGGCCGGGTTGGGTGCGGGCGTCGCCGAAGCCATCCTCGCCGTCACGCCGATGGAAACGGTCAAGGTGAAGTTCATCAACGATCAGCGCAGCGGGACGCCCAAGTACAAGGGGTTCTTCCACGGCGTCGGCATGATCGTGCGGCAGGAGGGTCTGTCCGGCGTGTACAAGGGCCTTACCGCGACCATACTGAAGCAGGGCTCGAACCAAGCGATCCGCTTCTACGTGATGGAAACGCTCAAGGACATGTACAAGGGCGACGATCCGTCCAAGCCGGTGCCGAAGATGATGGTCGGCGCGTTCGGTGCCGTGGCCGGGGCGGCCTCCGTCTTCGGCAACACCCCGATCGACGTGGTGAAGACGCGCATGCAGGGGCTCGAGGCGGCCAAGTACAAGAACACGGCCGACTGCGCGCTGCAGATCTGGAAGAACGAGGGACCGATGGCGTTCTACAAGGGTACGGTGCCGCGACTGTCGCGCGTCTGTCTGGACGTGGCGATTACGTTCATGATTTACGACTCGTTCATGGATCTGTTCAACAAGTTCTGGCGTTAG
- the LOC120949202 gene encoding enolase-phosphatase E1 has protein sequence MAAVVALGANVLSAKSIICDIEGTTTSISFVKDTLFPYALKHVEGYLKNNWNEEATKTVVTALREQAEEDKKAEVEGVVPIPTGDSEDIIPEIVKNVEWQMSLDRKTGSLKTLQGLVWAKGYKDGSIKGHVYDDVQKAFEQWTENGRKIYIYSSGSVDAQKLLFEHSEQGDLLKYLSGHYDTKIGAKREKESYTSILKNIESSPEEALFLTDVYAEAKAAKEAGLNVVLLDRPGNSELSEEERKDFPVIATFSDLSFAAETKEENGGATNGKRKIEETNDDVAEEDKAQEQPPSKLVKVEEDKKMESAENGEKESTKPPVESASLPDNAETMEVDGDEAAKKTESKEEKDGEKMEEDNTDKLEEKTEAMETDKNEDVVENKKPNIESSEPEKERKEEVIEKEKEGEQKEKTAEVEEKATVKEDEVIAKEKENEGKNEKETAETEGKVKESVENGEKVNEEVEKDVEKECNVMETGEKEEKVEKEKNEEKEKKEEKKEKEENVEKETNVEKEDNVEKEDKVDKVEKDEKTTEKEEPSTKVSTASKTNEEVASSKTKDENDGGNKVENKNMDTTEKSAVEEKNGDKNTSEAGIAKSAEDGKAEAETAPVLAETVVGDKKDIDKTAVTSATPDTVDDSKEVEVTKGVEGKSDETVDEVAMEVKEDSKAQEDAKPSSDVVETEKSNGSDNSVSEKQESESPKEEDGGVESKTHNEQNGTPSETKTTTNGSSKSDEEKNGDSDKENDTSLSNCETDDTTAEKTNGTATPVESTNAEDVPSSEIKAKKVIEAVTPAVTPAQPIEAES, from the exons ATGGCAGCCGTTGTAGCACTCGGGGCGAACGTTCTTTCGGCGAAATCCATTATTTGCGACATCGAGGGAACTACCACGTCGATTTCGTTCGTAAAG GATACGCTCTTCCCGTACGCGCTGAAACATGTAGAAGGGTATCTGAAAAACAACTGGAACGAGGAGGCGACCAAGACGGTCGTGACAGCTTTACGCGAGCAAGctgaagaggacaagaaagcgGAAGTGGAAGGAGTTGTACCAATTCCTACCGGT GATTCGGAAGATATTATTCCGGAGATTGTCAAAAACGTTGAATGGCAAATGTCTCTAGATCGCAAGACGGGCTCGCTGAAAACGCTGCAAGGACTGGTCTGGGCAAAAGGGTATAAGGATGGATCCATCAAAGGACA TGTGTACGACGATGTGCAGAAGGCGTTCGAGCAGTGGACGGAAAACGGTCGTAAGATCTACATCTACTCAAGTGGCAGTGTCGACGCCCAGAAGCTGCTCTTTGAGCATAGCGAGCAAGGCGATCTGCTGAAGTATCTTTCCGGACACTATGACACTAAGATCGGCGCGAAGCGAGAGAAGGAATCCTACACATCCATCTTGAAGAATATCGAATCATCTCCTGAAGAGGCATTGTTCCTTACTGACGTATATGCTG AAGCCAAAGCGGCAAAGGAGGCTGGCCTCAATGTTGTGCTGCTCGATCGTCCTGGCAATTCTGAGTTGTCTGAAGAGGAACGAAAGGATTTCCCCGTTATTGCTACGTTTTCAGATTTGTCTTTTGCAGCAGAAACCAAAGAGGAGAATGGAGGCGCCACCAATGGCAAGCGTAAGATCGAGGAAACGAATGACGACGTTGCCGAGGAGGATAAAGCTCAG GAGCAGCCACCATCGAAATTGGTGAAAGTGGAAGAAGACAAGAAGATGGAATCAGctgaaaatggagaaaaagagTCGACCAAGCCTCCTGTTGAATCTGCAAGCCTTCCCGATAACGCTGAAACAATGGAAGTGGATGGAGACGAAGCCGCAAAAAAGACTGAATCGAAGGAAGAAAAGGACGGTGAAAAAATGGAAGAAGACAACACGGATAAGCTGGAAGAAAAGACGGAAGCAATGGAAACAGATAAGAACGAAGATGttgtagaaaacaaaaagccaaATATTGAAAGTAGCGAGCcagaaaaagaacgaaaagagGAGGTAattgaaaaagagaaagaaggagagcaaaaagagaaaactGCTGAGGTAGAAGAAAAGGCTACCGTTAAAGAAGATGAGGTTATtgcgaaagaaaaggaaaatgaaggcaaaaacgaaaaggaGACAGCAGAAACAGAAGGAAAAGTCAAAGAATCAGtagaaaatggtgaaaaagtcaacgaagaagtagaaaaagaTGTTGAAAAGGAATGCAACGTAATGGAAacaggagagaaagaagagaaggtagagaaggaaaagaacgaagagaaggaaaagaaggaagaaaagaaagagaaggaagagaaTGTAGAAAAGGAAACTAACGTAGAGAAGGAAGATAACGTAGAAAAGGAAGACAAGGTAGACAAGGTagaaaaggatgaaaaaacTACAGAAAAAGAGGAACCATCAACTAAGGTAAGCACAGCTTCCAAGACTAACGAAGAAGTAGCATCTTCCAAGACTAAGGATGAAAATGATGGAGGAAACAAGGTGGAAAACAAGAATATGGATACCACAGAAAAGAGTGCAgtcgaagaaaaaaatggcgaTAAAAATACTTCTGAAGCAGGTATTGCCAAATCGGCGGAAGATGGTAAGGCAGAGGCGGAAACAGCACCAGTACTTGCCGAGACAGTTGTAGGCGACAAGAAAGACATTGATAAGACCGCCGTTACTTCAGCGACTCCTGACACGGTAGATGACTCGAAGGAGGTCGAAGTTACCAAAGGGGTTGAGGGTAAATCGGACGAGACAGTGGACGAGGTAGCTATGGAGGTGAAGGAAGATTCCAAGGCACAGGAAGACGCTAAACCCAGTAGTGATGTAGTAGAAACGGAAAAGAGTAATGGAAGCGATAACAGTGTATCGGAGAAGCAGGAATCTGAAAGTCCCAAGGAGGAGGATGGTGGTGTAGAATCTAAGACACATAATGAACAGAATGGAACCCCGTCGGAAACTAAGACAACCACGAACGGTAGCAGTAAGAGtgacgaagaaaaaaatggtgaTAGTGACAAAGAAAACGACACTTCACTGAGCAACTGCGAGACAGACGACACAACTGCGGAGAAAACAAATGGAACTGCCACCCCAGTAGAAAGTACCAACGCTGAGGATGTTCCCTCCTCTGAAATCAAGGCTAAAAAGGTGATCGAAGCCGTTACGCCTGCAGTTACACCAGCACAACCGATTGAGGCAGAATCGTAA
- the LOC120953752 gene encoding J domain-containing protein DDB_G0295729, whose amino-acid sequence MNSHRPLPHGHGSPVHHAAPMVEGSGGGGGDVGMVANPRFEADKQAWEDAIRGYNGTDPLDLWFNYITWYEQNRSFDRLNNLRSIVEKCLLLYQDAEGYKQDTRMVKIWMKYIDMQQSPASYYQMMYKKNIGTQCASFYIGWAERDYKQAVSIFNLGLQMKAQPIEELHEAQRNYRLYSETLAKKRSASAMVEQRLPAPPSQSPPHKRLKQEPSYHPGQAAHPSHPHGVNGSVITEAPNGTAYANHAPQQQQQQQHGYYHQQQSRPVPAGSYYMPEKPPNGTYYASNGQQEPYQQANSFTAGEVNVTPVPADTASHPPQQPVQPQASSEEHYRSSPANAACQQGQELATAPPTTAEQRTEAPDYRSPDESIIECNLNNSAYVISSSLSYVYDDPDLVQQYTLGPEEVVRPAGEAVEEPAAVAPQPEPPHAPPVASDAIRLPPNFVREAKNNHETWDVPLCLEEPYDPNRRCCYPKHLVYPDLHAERPTMEFSLEEIRAQRWFERKRKEQQQKEAEAEAQRQAKIAQQEKEKQMRQMQQLKYQQQQQQQQQQQQQQQQQQQRMYPAQDYPNAAGHMPAGQTIQTPPTGYHSQQMRQGSIQHTSNFYHQQQQQPHSPYHGYSNGYSAPNALVQHQAYHQSNVTPSVIQNHHHQHHQQHHQQQQQQPHHTVHAGAHHHQHHSPVPTTHMHSPTAAPVTPYGPQHHGPHQYAPVNHAHHHSPQPYHQHTQQVYVPYEGHAHPSYPAGQQPHQQQQQQQPQELPSQRTYQNMTTVVSPYGHNSPAQHLSTPEAHASRPNAHYAMAPQTPPNHAMYPSSPGQQHPHQNHHHHHNHHPQQQPQQQQVQHQHSQLAMGGPLHPQGAAGRVAQTHHQPAPHQYHHQYQHYIHANEQAQTKAQTVPVAGYAQQQGYAQDPAKMQSVQHNSYGHGSAVPEARDAQPAVNGNPNAAYVNAQGHAQVQYHRQQQQQQQQQQQQQQPQQYQPHLQQQQQQQQPPLQHNINNNHGKYNANCDDFEEQIEASTIRFSTPAENGTSRKQTITIKFKKEKTGLSTSVSGATNPYSPVVPAGGSGADSPSPPGAGEPSAISAANTHSQPPSVLREQVEPAPAAPADERAKKHKKHTKTQLQEAGGAAIGESASAKAKSSSKGKHSKKKASMVEPEDRGRAAAAPANHMDDANLLLALSSRPDEDSCLSVQSQTDASSVGSKKKKKSKRSKSSSKEKRRKHHRYDPDDAYQAEEDEEDEEEEQEQGQGHRVQRAPDDAYSEATVGDYAADEDEDDDDDDGVQDEYYEVEEEDEPENGVEEEEEEEYYGEEETSMETTRRRTNGSSRRSEGKRIIRPDEDDSSYQSNSEFNTSFSNISFAGDNSNGPFHYGGGGSNCSTPVRRTQTSVGGGGGGAGGGVGTGGGAFSKTSTPVASFRFLRKQGTNLSNIGQNEDSMNSTVVESSFFQAGEHDEEARRRRLEKALATIETQLGRPFVDPFNGELCRAFLAKVDFPSRNRDAAADNYHLSSANLPKLLKGQTANLGGTAYSIEKEVGRGSYGSVFRAVNSQSGAVVAIKYQKPANTWELYICTEVKKRLTNLKMLPGFMDISAAVIAPNASVLVSEFSQYGSLLDINNKIRTAATRKVMHESLVMHFSCQILSIVEYLHACNIIHADIKPDNFLLMKIPSRDLEEPTLRLIDFGCAIDMNFFEPKRQFKKVIQTDGFTCIEMQEGRPWSFQTDLFCVAGTIHVMLFGEYMQLVKKYDCGWDIKQKLPRYLKKHVWTEVFQKLLNIKDIDHMPSLPDLRRLINEEAYKMDSELATHIRSLSNLLKSR is encoded by the exons ATGAATTCGCACCGCCCGCTACCGCACGGTCATGGTTCGCCAGTGCATCATGCTGCACCCATGGTCGAGGGtagcggcggtggtggtggtgatgtcgGTATGGTAGCAAACCCCCGGTTCGAGGCCGACAAGCAAGCTTGGGAGGATGCGATCCGGGGGTACAACGGGACCGATCCGCTCGATCTGTGGTTCAACTACATCACCTGGTACGAGCAGAACCGGTCGTTCGACCGTCTGAACAATCTGCGATCGATCGTGGAAAAATGTCTGCTGCTGTATCAGGACGCGGAGGGCTACAAGCAGGACACGCGTATGGTAAAAATATGGATGAAATAC ATCGATATGCAGCAATCGCCCGCCAGCTACTACCAAATGATGTACAAGAAGAACATTGGCACGCAGTGCGCCAGCTTCTACATTGGATGGGCCGAGCGCGATTACAAGCAGGCCGTGTCGATCTTCAATCTCGGCCTGCAGATGAAGGCACAACCAATCGAGGAACTGCACGAAGCGCAACGAAACTATCGGCTGTACAGTGAAACGCTAGCAAAAAAACGGTCCGCCAGCGCAATGGTCGAGCAGCGGCTGCCGGCACCACCGTCGCAGAGTCCACCACACAAACGGCTCAAGCAGGAGCCGAGCTATCATCCCGGACAGGCGGCACATCCATCTCACCCGCACGGCGTGAATGGAAGCGTCATTACTGAAGCACCGAACGGAACGGCGTACGCTAACCAtgcaccgcagcagcagcagcagcagcagcatggctattaccaccagcagcagagcaGACCGGTCCCGGCGGGAAGCTATTACATGCCGGAAAAGCCACCAAACGGTACATACTACGCTAGCAATGGTCAGCAGGAACCGTACCAGCAAGCAAACTCGTTTACGGCCGGCGAGGTGAACGTCACTCCAGTACCTGCTGATACGGCTTCGCACCCGCCACAGCAACCTGTGCAGCCTCAGGCTTCCAGCGAAGAGCATTACCGCAGTTCGCCCGCAAACGCAGCCTGCCAGCAGGGACAGGAACTAGCCACGGCGCCGCCAACCACTGCCGAGCAGCGTACGGAGGCGCCCGACTACAGATCTCCGGATGAAAGCATCATCGAATGTAATCTCAACAATTCGGCGTACGTGATTTCCTCCTCGCTGAGCTACGTCTACGACGATCCCGATCTTGTACAGCAGTACACGCTGGGCCCGGAAGAGGTCGTTCGTCCGGCCGGGGAAGCAGTGGAAGAACCGGCGGCGGTAGCACCGCAGCCCGAACCGCCACATGCACCGCCCGTAGCGAGCGACGCAATCCGTCTGCCGCCGAACTTTGTGCGCGAAGCGAAAAACAACCACGAAACGTGGGACGTTCCGCTGTGCCTGGAGGAGCCGTACGATCCGAACCGGCGGTGCTGCTACCCGAAGCATCTCGTCTATCCGGACCTGCACGCGGAACGGCCGACGATGGAGTTTTCGCTCGAAGAGATCCGCGCCCAGCGATGGTTTGAGCGCAAAcggaaggagcagcagcagaaggaagCGGAAGCAGAAGCGCAAAGGCAGGCGAAGATTGCCCAGcaggagaaggaaaaacagaTGCGACAAATGCAGCAGCTGAAatatcagcaacagcagcaacagcaacaacaacagcaacaacagcagcaacaacaacaacagagaatGTATCCCGCACAGGACTACCCAAATGCCGCTGGACACATGCCCGCGGGGCAAACGATACAGACACCGCCTACTGGCTACCATTCACAGCAGATGCGGCAGGGTTCGATACAGCATACGAGCAACTTttatcatcagcagcagcaacaaccgcaCAGCCCTTACCATGGTTACAGCAATGGCTACTCGGCACCAAACGCGCTGGTGCAACACCAAGCCTATCACCAATCGAATGTGACGCCATCGGTGATACagaaccatcatcatcagcaccatcagcagcaccatcagcagcaacagcagcaaccgcatCATACTGTGCATGCTGGTgcccatcaccatcagcaccacTCGCCAGTGCCAACGACCCACATGCATTCTCCTACTGCAGCCCCAGTAACACCGTACGGGCCGCAGCATCATGGGCCACACCAGTACGCGCCGGTCAATCATGCCCATCACCATTCGCCCCAACCTTATCATCAGCACACGCAGCAAGTGTATGTCCCTTACGAGGGACACGCTCATCCGAGCTATCCCGCAGGACAGCAaccgcaccagcagcagcagcagcagcagccgcaggaGCTTCCTTCCCAACGGACGTATCAAAACATGACGACCGTTGTGTCACCGTACGGGCACAACAGTCCGGCCCAGCATCTGTCCACGCCGGAGGCGCATGCATCCCGCCCGAACGCACACTACGCGATGGCCCCCCAAACGCCGCCAAACCATGCAATGTATCCGAGCTCGCCTGGTCAGCAACATCCGCACCAgaatcaccaccatcatcataatcatcatccgcagcagcagccacagcagcaacaggtgCAGCATCAGCATTCACAGCTGGCAATGGGTGGGCCGCTGCACCCACAAGGAGCTGCTGGTCGGGTTGCGCAAACACATCATCAGCCAGCTCCGCACCAGTACCATCATCAGTACCAGCACTATATTCATGCCAACGAGCAGGCGCAAACGAAGGCCCAGACTGTGCCAGTGGCAGGCTATGCGCAGCAGCAGGGTTATGCGCAGGATCCGGCCAAGATGCAATCAGTGCAGCACAATAGCTACGGACACGGTTCTGCCGTGCCGGAAGCACGGGACGCGCAACCTGCGGTAAATGGTAACCCGAACGCGGCGTATGTAAATGCGCAAGGGCATGCACAGGTACAATACCaccggcaacagcagcaacagcagcagcaacagcagcagcaacaacagccgcAACAATACCAGCCacatctgcagcagcagcaacaacaacagcagccgccattgcagcataacataaacaacaatCATGGAAAGTACAACGCAAACTGTGATGATTTCGAGGAACAGATCGAAGCCTCCACCATACGCTTCTCGACCCCGGCGGAGAACGGAACCAGTCGAAAGCAGACGATAACGATCAAGTTTAAGAAAGAGAAAACGGGCCTCTCGACGTCCGTATCCGGTGCTACGAACCCCTACTCACCGGTGGTGCCAGCTGGCGGATCGGGAGCAGATTCACCTTCGCCACCGGGGGCCGGTGAACCGTCGGCCATCAGTGCGGCAAACACCCACTCCCAGCCACCGTCCGTCCTAAGGGAACAGGTCGAaccagctccagcagcaccGGCCGATGAAAGGgcgaaaaaacacaaaaagcacaCCAAAACACAGCTACAGGAAGCGGGTGGGGCGGCAATCGGGGAATCGGCCAGCGCTAAAGCGAAATCATCGTCCAAAGGAAAACACTCGAAAAAGAAGGCATCCATGGTGGAGCCGGAAGATCGGGGccgtgctgcagcagcgccCGCGAACCATATGGACGATGCGAATCTACTGCTGGCGCTATCGTCCCGACCGGACGAAGACTCCTGCCTGTCGGTGCAATCGCAAACCGATGCGTCGTCCGTTGGgtcgaaaaagaagaaaaaatccaaACGCTCCAAATCGAGCAGTAAGGAAAAGCGGCGAAAGCATCATCGGTACGATCCCGACGACGCGTACCAGGCGGAGGAGGATGaagaggacgaggaggaagagCAGGAGCAGGGACAGGGACATCGTGTACAACGGGCACCGGACGATGCCTATTCCGAGGCAACGGTGGGAGATTATGCTGCTGATGAGGATgaagatgacgacgacgacgacggggtGCAGGACGAGTACTACGAGGTGGAAGAGGAAGACGAGCCGGAGAACGGGgtagaggaagaggaggaagaggagtaCTACGGCGAGGAGGAAACGAGCATGGAAACGACGCGCCGGCGAACGAACGGGAGCAGCAGACGCTCGGAGGGAAAGCGCATCATTCGGCCGGACGAGGACGATTCGTCGTACCAGTCGAATTCGGAGTTTAACACGTCGTTCAGCAACATCTCGTTCGCCGGCGACAACAGCAACGGCCCGTTCCACTACGGTGGCGGCGGTAGCAACTGTTCCACCCCGGTCCGGCGCACACAAACCtccgttggtggtggtggaggcggTGCCGGCGGCGGCGTTGGCACTGGTGGTGGAGCTTTCTCGAAAACGTCCACCCCGGTCGCCTCGTTCCGGTTTCTGCGCAAGCAGGGCACGAACCTGTCCAACATCGGCCAGAACGAGGACTCGATGAACTCGACCGTGGTGGAGAGCAGCTTCTTTCAGGCGGGCGAACACGACGAGGAAGCGCGAAGGCGCCGGCTCGAGAAAGCGCTCGCCACGATCGAAACCCAGCTCGGCCGGCCGTTTGTCGACCCGTTCAATGGGGAGCTGTGCCGGGCGTTTCTGGCCAAGGTGGACTTTCCGTCGCGCAATCGGGACGCGGCGGCCGACAACTATCACCTCTCGAGCGCGAACCTGCCGAAGCTGCTCAAGGGCCAAACGGCGAACCTGGGCGGGACGGCGTACAGCATCGAGAAGGAGGTCGGGCGCGGCTCGTACGGCTCGGTGTTTCGTGCAGTGAACTCGCAGTCCGGCGCGGTGGTCGCGATCAAGTACCAGAAGCCGGCCAACACGTGGGAGCTGTACATCTGCACGGAGGTGAAAAAACGACTGACTAATCTTAAGATG ctgCCCGGTTTCATGGATATCAGTGCGGCGGTCATTGCACCGAATGCGAGTGTGCTTGTGTCGGAGTTTTCACAGTACGGTTCCCTGCTAGACATCAACAATAAGATTCGAACGGCGGCCACAAGAAAG GTGATGCATGAATCTCTCGTAATGCACTTCAGCTGCCAGATACTGTCGATCGTGGAGTATCTGCACGCGTGCAACATTATCCATGCGGACATCAAGCCGGACAACTTCctgttgatgaaaat CCCGTCCCGCGATCTGGAGGAACCTACCCTGCGACTGATCGATTTTGGCTGTGCCATCGATATGAATTTCTTCGAACCAAAGCGCCAATTCAAGAAG GTCATTCAAACGGACGGATTCACGTGCATTGAAATGCAGGAAGGGCGCCCGTGGTCCTTCCAAACCGATCTGTTCTGTGTGGCCGGCACCATCCACGTGATGCTGTTCGGGGAGTACATGCAGCTGGTAAAGAAGTACGATTGCGGCTGGGACATAAAGCAGAAGCTGCCCAG ATACTTGAAAAAGCACGTCTGGACGGAGGTGTTCCAGAAGCTGCTCAACATCAAGGACATCGACCACATGCCCAGCCTGCCCGATCTGCGCCGGCTCATCAACGAGGAAGCGTACAAGATGGACTCCGAGCTGGCGACCCACATCCGCTCGCTGTCGAATCTGCTGAAGAGCCGATAA
- the LOC120953753 gene encoding putative tricarboxylate transport protein, mitochondrial isoform X1 → MEGADPHDATVAPLPNVSQSSSHRGCFDLLPAHERIHSPQRNISHNDALSRVRNEPLPNELPDRRAPTHQAHSRQHSSPIGETTILQNKPPKPTMDRLGLLATAYGQPNKHSSQFRNPFGGRPWMEQSGAAAAAPGAKGLKGIVAGGITGGIEICITFPTEYVKTQLQLDEKGATKQYNGIMDCVKKTVKTNGVLGLYRGLSVLLYGSIPKSAVRFGAFESLKGRLMDSNGQLSTSGKLLAGLGAGVAEAILAVTPMETVKVKFINDQRSGTPKYKGFFHGVGMIVRQEGLSGVYKGLTATILKQGSNQAIRFYVMETLKDMYKGDDPSKPVPKMMVGAFGAVAGAASVFGNTPIDVVKTRMQGLEAAKYKNTADCALQIWKNEGPMAFYKGTVPRLSRVCLDVAITFMIYDSFMDLFNKFWR, encoded by the exons TCTCCTACCCGCCCATGAAAGGATTCACTCACCACAACGGAACATTTCCCACAACGACGCTCTGAGCCGCGTGAGAAACGAACCACTGCCAAACGAGCTGCCCGATCGGAGGGCACCGACACACCAGGCACATTCCAGACAGCATTCTTCTCCCATTGGTGAGACGACCATTCTCCAGAACAAACCCCCAAAACCAACGATGGACCGGTTAGGACTGCTGGCGACGGCCTACGGCCAACCGAATAAACATTCTAGTCAATTCCGCAACCCGTTCGGTGGCCGGCCGTGGATGGAGCAGAGCGgtgcggcggcagcagcccCCGGGGCCAAGGGGCTGAAGGGTATCGTGGCCGGTGGCATTACCGGCGGTATCGAGATTTGCATCACCTTCCCGACCGAGTACGTGAAGacgcagctgcagctggacGAGAAGGGTGCGACCAAGCAGTACAACGGCATCATGGACTGCGTGAAGAAGACGGTCAAGACGAACGGTGTGCTCGGGCTGTACCGTGGGCTTAGCGTGCTGCTGTACGGCTCCATCCCGAAGTCAGCTGTCCG GTTCGGTGCGTTCGAAAGCCTGAAGGGACGTCTGATGGACTCAAACGGGCAGCTCAGCACGTCCGGCAAGCTGCTGGCCGGGTTGGGTGCGGGCGTCGCCGAAGCCATCCTCGCCGTCACGCCGATGGAAACGGTCAAGGTGAAGTTCATCAACGATCAGCGCAGCGGGACGCCCAAGTACAAGGGGTTCTTCCACGGCGTCGGCATGATCGTGCGGCAGGAGGGTCTGTCCGGCGTGTACAAGGGCCTTACCGCGACCATACTGAAGCAGGGCTCGAACCAAGCGATCCGCTTCTACGTGATGGAAACGCTCAAGGACATGTACAAGGGCGACGATCCGTCCAAGCCGGTGCCGAAGATGATGGTCGGCGCGTTCGGTGCCGTGGCCGGGGCGGCCTCCGTCTTCGGCAACACCCCGATCGACGTGGTGAAGACGCGCATGCAGGGGCTCGAGGCGGCCAAGTACAAGAACACGGCCGACTGCGCGCTGCAGATCTGGAAGAACGAGGGACCGATGGCGTTCTACAAGGGTACGGTGCCGCGACTGTCGCGCGTCTGTCTGGACGTGGCGATTACGTTCATGATTTACGACTCGTTCATGGATCTGTTCAACAAGTTCTGGCGTTAG